From the Streptomyces sp. NBC_00390 genome, the window GAAGTCCGCCGTACCGGACTTCGCCAAGGACCTGAAGCTGAACCTCGGGTCGGTCATCGGCAACAGCGACCTTCCGCAGCAGCAGCTGTGGGGCACCGTGCTGGCCTGCGCGATCGCGTCGCGCTCGCCGAAGGTGCTCAAGGAGCTGGGGCCGGAGGCCAAGGCCAACCTCTCCCCGGAGGCGTACACCGCCGCCAAGTCCGCCGCCGCGATCATGGCGATGAACAACGTCTTCTACCGGACCCGGCACCTGCTGTCGGACCCGGAGTACGGGACGCTGCGCGCCGGTCTGCGGATGAACGTCATCGGCAACCCGGGCGTGGAGAAGGTCGACTTCGAGCTGTGGTCGCTGGCCGTCTCCGCGATCAACGGCTGCGGGCAGTGCCTGGACTCGCACGAGCAGGTGCTGCGCAAGGCCGGTGTCGACCGCGAGACGATCCAGGAGGCCGTCAAGATCGCCTCGGTGATCCAGGCCGTGGGCACGACGCTGGACGCGGAAGCCCTCCTGGCCGAGTAGGGCAGGTACGAAAGGGGCCCTGTCCACTCCGGTCCGGAGCGGGCAGGGCCCCTTTCGTTCATTTCTTCAGCTCGGCCATGAGGGACCTCATGTCGTTGACCATCAAGGGCGTGATCCCCGACAGGTCATCCGTGTCCTCGCCGTCCTCGCCGCCCTCGCCGTCCAGGTCGCCCTCGTATCCGGCAGACGCGTGGAGAGCGAAAACCGCCTGGCCGTCCAGCACATGCATGGTCGGGTCTCCGTCGGGCCCGTCCTTGACGACCAGGGCACGCTCGCCCAGTCCCTGCACGTCCTCGATCTTGATGTCGGATCCCGGGAAGAAGTGCTCCGCCCTCACCGCGGCTTCGAACTCCGGCCCCGGGTCGGTCTTCTTGTGGAGCACGTACTCCACCCAGACGCTCGCCGGCTGGCCCTCGTAGGCGTCGTCACCGACATCGACCGGCACTTCCTCCTCCCCCAGGTCGGCGTAGCAGCTCGCCTTGCTCAGGCTCTGGTGGTCCGACGACGCGGGCGACTTCGAGTGCATCGCGCCGAGTTCCGAGGTCAGGGACGCCAGCTTCGCGTCCTCGCACAGATCCTTGCTCGCCCGGTATCCGCCCAGGTCCGGGTCCGGCGTTCCGTACGCGTACAGCCCGCCGGCCCACACCGCCGACGCCACCACCGCACCGCCGAGCGCCCAGAGCCAGGCCGGGCCGGGCGCCCGCCGTCCGCCCGGGCCCCCGCCCGGACGTGCGTCGCCGTCGTCCCCCACCGTCTCGGTACTGCCGCCGTCCGCCGCCGGGGCGGACCGCGGGCCGGGAAGCTCCGCGGCCCCGAACGACTGCTCCCCCACCAACTCCGGTTCGGATATCACTCCTGCTCCTCCGTCTTCGGACGGGCGCCCGGCGCCGGTCCCGCTGCCGGTGCGGCGTCGGTCGCCGTCGCGCCGTGCGGCTGCGGCGAGTACCGCAGCGCCTGTTCCTTGCCGTAGGCGCGCAGATAACCGACGACCGTGTTGGTCACGGCCACCAGCGGTACGGCCACCACCGCGCCGCCGATCCCGGCGGTCAGACCGCCCGCCGCGACCGCGAGGACCACGGCCAGCGGATGCACCCGCACCGCGCGCCCGAGGATGAACGGCTGCAGTACGTGGCCCTCGAGCTGCTGTACGGCGAGGACGACGATCAGCACCATCAGCGCGGTGAACACGCCCTGGGTGACCAGCGCGACAACGACGGCGAGCGCCCCGGAGATCACGGCGCCGACGAGCGGGATGAACGCGAACAGGAAGATGAACACGGCGAGCGGTACGGCCAGCGGCACATCGAGGATGTAGATCCCCAGGCCGATGAAGATCGCGTCGATCAGCGCCACGAGCACCGTGCCGCGCACATACGCGGTCAGGGTGCGCCAGGCGCGCGGTCCCGCACCGGCAACGCCCTCCCGGGCCTGGGCCGGTACGAGCCCCAACACCCACTGCCAGACGCGCTTGCCGTCGTACAGCAGGAAGAGCGTGGAGAACATGGCCAGCAGTATCCCGGTGAGGATCTCGACCATCACGGTCACGCCCTGCAGACCCGCGGTCGTGATCTCCTCGGTGTTGGTGCCGATCGTGTCGCTGAGGTTCTGGGCGATGTCGTTGATCTGGCTCTCGGTGACATGGAACGGGCTGTCCAGCAGCCAGCGTTTGAGCTCCTCGATGCCGTCCCTGACACGGTCGGCGAGATTGTCGAGGTTGTCCATGACCTGCCAGACGACGAACCAGCCGACCAGTCCCATGACGGCGAAGCCGGAGATCGCCGTGACGGCGGTGGCGAGCCCGCGCGGCAGGCCCAGCCTTCGGAGCCGGGCGACGGTGGGCTGGAGCATCGCCGTCACGAGCAGGGCCGCGACGAAGGCGAGCACCACGAGCTGCACGGCGCTGATGACCCTCATCAACACCCAGAGCGTGCCTGCCAGGACGAGCAGCCGCCAGCCGGCCTCGGCCGCGACACGGATCCCCCACGGGATCGCGGCGACGGGATCCGGGCGGGCCGCCACGGCGGGGGCGTACGCGGGCGGCGGCGGCACACGGTCCGGGGCGGGGGGCTGGACCTCGGGCACGCCCTCCTCGACCGCCTCCTTGCGGCGCTCGTCCCAGCGTTCTCCCATCCGGGTCAGCTCGGCACCCACTCGGCCGAGCCAGCCTGGAACCTTCGACATGATGCTCCCTCTCCCCCTGTCACTCCCCCCGGGAGTTTCCGACTGACCGTACACGCACGGAGCCCCTCACCGTAGGACGGTGAGGGGCTCCGGGAAGTTGAGCGTCTGCGGCGTCTAGTACCAGTGGTTGGCCTGCCAGAACGACCACGCGCCACAGGGGCTGCCGTAGCGGCTGTCCATGTAGTTCAGGCCCCACTTGATCTGGGTGGCCGGGTTGGTCTGCCAGTCCGCGCCGGCCGAGGCCATCTTGGAGCCCGGCAGCGCCTGGACGAGACCGTACGCGCCGGACGACGGGTTCTGCGCGCGGTAGTTCCAGGTCGACTCGTGGTTCACGATGTTGCTGAAGCACTGGAACTGGTCGGCAGGGACCATCTGCCGGGCCATCGCCTGTACCTGGGCGACGGTGTAGGAGCTCTGCGTCGCGAAGCTCGAAGCGTCGCGCACGGCAGTGCGGTTGGCGCGTGCCTCCGCCTCCTCGCGCTCACGCTCCGCCT encodes:
- a CDS encoding transglycosylase SLT domain-containing protein translates to MSRISVRGFAVASATAVTTVGAVVGVASGSTQPAGDNLEASAADATLLADIPMGEQAQVQVASLAQQAETQAALADNAAKRSAEEAARIQAAKTAEAKKEAAEEKAEREREEAEARANRTAVRDASSFATQSSYTVAQVQAMARQMVPADQFQCFSNIVNHESTWNYRAQNPSSGAYGLVQALPGSKMASAGADWQTNPATQIKWGLNYMDSRYGSPCGAWSFWQANHWY
- a CDS encoding alkyl hydroperoxide reductase, whose product is MALDELKSAVPDFAKDLKLNLGSVIGNSDLPQQQLWGTVLACAIASRSPKVLKELGPEAKANLSPEAYTAAKSAAAIMAMNNVFYRTRHLLSDPEYGTLRAGLRMNVIGNPGVEKVDFELWSLAVSAINGCGQCLDSHEQVLRKAGVDRETIQEAVKIASVIQAVGTTLDAEALLAE
- a CDS encoding AI-2E family transporter, yielding MSKVPGWLGRVGAELTRMGERWDERRKEAVEEGVPEVQPPAPDRVPPPPAYAPAVAARPDPVAAIPWGIRVAAEAGWRLLVLAGTLWVLMRVISAVQLVVLAFVAALLVTAMLQPTVARLRRLGLPRGLATAVTAISGFAVMGLVGWFVVWQVMDNLDNLADRVRDGIEELKRWLLDSPFHVTESQINDIAQNLSDTIGTNTEEITTAGLQGVTVMVEILTGILLAMFSTLFLLYDGKRVWQWVLGLVPAQAREGVAGAGPRAWRTLTAYVRGTVLVALIDAIFIGLGIYILDVPLAVPLAVFIFLFAFIPLVGAVISGALAVVVALVTQGVFTALMVLIVVLAVQQLEGHVLQPFILGRAVRVHPLAVVLAVAAGGLTAGIGGAVVAVPLVAVTNTVVGYLRAYGKEQALRYSPQPHGATATDAAPAAGPAPGARPKTEEQE